Below is a genomic region from Methanolobus sediminis.
CCAGACTCGACATCAGCTCTGTATAACAAACAGTTTGCTCTCTATCGTATCGGTAAATCAGTATCTGCCGACGAAACGAAAGTAAAACTGGAGGCAATAGATCCTGGCTTTACAGCAGCCCTTGATGACAGAGGTACTAAGTTCTTCCTGCCAACGTCATATAGTGATAGTCTGGATTATGAACTGCCGTCCCGATGGTATTTTGATACCGCGGGCAGTACAGTAGCTAATACGACTGCAAGTACATGATCCGTGTCTGACCTTATCACACAAACTTTATTGTACATAAAGCCAATTACAGCCCATGCTCAGTTCCCTTATTTTTGATATGGATGGTGTGCTTGTGGATTCCATGCCCTATCATGCCGAGGCATGGCTGCAGGTCTCCCGCGAGGTAGGTGCCAATGTTACTTCTGAGGACATATATGAAATTGAAGGCGCCAATCACAGACTGGGCTTACAATGGCTTTTTGAGAAAGCAGGTGGAAATATCGATCCCGCTCAATATGATAATATTTTGCAGAGGAAGGTAGAGATATTCACCAGTATTGCCGATGTCAAACCATTCAATGGAATGGCAGATTGCCTGAAGGCAATGAAAAATAATTTCAGGCTTGCGGTGGTTACAGGTTCTGAGCGTGTGACCGTTGAATCCTTTATGGATCAGTTCTTCCCCGGGATTTTTGATGTGATCGTTTCCGGTGAGGATGTCCATTACGGAAAACCATATCCAGAACCATATCTTAAGGCTGTTGAGTTGCTTGGTATTGAAAAAGAAGAATGCATTGTGGTTGAAAATGCTCCCATGGGTGTTGAATCCGCAAAGAGGGCAGGTCTTTATTGTGTGGGTGTGCCCACATATATTTCCCCGGATAAACTTTCACAGGCAGATATTGTGTTGAAGGATCATGCCTCATTAACAGATTATCTCTATAATCATCTCAATAATTGTTCACAATAATATTCCTGATTCTTGTTCTTTTATAGTTTTTTTATTTCTGAAAACACTAAGATTGGAAGCTGTTCGTAAGTTTTTAAAATACATTGTTCTATATTATTTAGCATGGAAGATAAAAGCGAACAGGACATGAAAACTGTAATGAAGGATAACCTGCAAAGTCTGAAAGAAAGTTTCCATGAAACTCCCAGCATGGAATATCTACTCCAGATAGTTGCCACCTACCATGGACTTGAAATGACCGAACGTGGAGTTGGTTTTGCAGAAGCTTTCCTTATGCAGATAGAGGATGAAAAGGAAAGGCTGCTTCAGACATCCATGATCTTTGAGATGGTGGATCTCAATGAAGAAGCTCTCTCTTATCTTACAGAGGCTATGGATAAATATCCTGAAGATACACAGGTAAAGAACCATCATGGTATGCTCTTAAATAAGAGTTCAAAGTTTGAGGACGCTCTTTTGATCTACGATGGATTACTGGAAAGCAGCCCTAAATCCCTGGAATCACTTTCCGGGAAACTGATAGCTCTAATAGGACTTGGAAGGAATGGTGAAGTACTTAAGATATATAAAACTTCAATTTCCATAACTCCTTCATCACCTCAGGACTGGCATTTCAAAGGTGTCATAGATGGTCTTCTCAAAGACTATTTTGACCATGAGAAAGGTAAATCGATTACTGAAGGGCAGGCAGAGAAGTTATCCAAAAGCTTTGATTCAATACATCATATAATGGGTGGTCTTGGGCCAGAAGTCAGCAATTTCTACATGATGGGCAATTTTGCAGGAACAGAAATATTCCATGAAATTTTGCACAAAGAGGAATAAGGCATATAATATGCCTATGTCTTCTGTTTTTTTATTAGTTTCATTGGTTTTTATTATCCTTTATGTGTCATTTGTTTTGATATTTTTTCCCATGGTGGGCAACAAAGTTCTCAAAAGGGTAATGTTTATAATTGCTTTTTCCACATTTGTCATATGGACAAGTATAATGTGAAATGCCTGCTGTGTGGCGAAGTTCACGACCCGTACTCACTGAATTGTAAAAACGGGGATGAATCTCTTCTTCGTACATATTACACAGCAAAACAGTTAATTCCAACTGACATGCCAGGTATCTGGAAATATTACAACTGGCTTCCGGTTAACGGTATTATTGAGGAAGGCTCCGGCAGAACAGTAACTTATAAAAGCGAAGCTTTAGCCTCCGAACTCGGACTTGATGATCTGTGGATTGCCTTCAATGGCTACTGGCCGGAAAAAGGGGCAGATCTTATGACCTGCACTTTCAAGGACCTTGAATCATTTCCGACAATGCAGAGACTTAAGGAACAGGATGAGCAGAGAGTAATGGTTGTGGCATCCGCAGGAAACACTGCAAGGGCATTTGCCAATGTTTGCAGTATAACAGGGCAGCATCTTCTTCTTTTTGTCCCTAAGGAAAGTGTTCACAGGTTATGGACCATACGTGATGATAATCATTCAATTTGCCTTGTAACAGTTGAAGGTGATTATTTTAATGCGATTTCCCTTGCAGGCAAGATCGCTGCCAGGGATGGATTTGTTAATGAAGGCGGTGCCAAGAACGTAGCCAGACGTGATGGTATGGGCACCGTAATGCTTGATGCAGTACTGACATCCGGCAAGATCCCGGACCACTATTTCCAGGCTGTAGGAAGCGGAACCGGTGGAATATCCGTATGGGAAGCATCCCTGAAATTACTTGATGACGGCAGGTTTGGAGAAACACTTCCAAAGCTTCATTTAGGTCAGAGTCTGCCATGTGCGCCTTTGTATTCGCTATGGAAAGGTGTTGATGCAGTAGATGCTGCATGTCCGGACAGGATGTATGATGATGTCCTGTTCAACAGGAAACCACCTTATTCTCTGAAAGGCGGCGTGAAAGATGTACTTGAAGCAAGTGGCGGCAATATCTATGCTGTAACTAATGAGGATGCGTCGGCTGCTCAGGAACTTTTTGAAAGGTCAGAGGGAATAGATCTTATCCCTGCT
It encodes:
- a CDS encoding tetratricopeptide repeat protein, with the protein product MEDKSEQDMKTVMKDNLQSLKESFHETPSMEYLLQIVATYHGLEMTERGVGFAEAFLMQIEDEKERLLQTSMIFEMVDLNEEALSYLTEAMDKYPEDTQVKNHHGMLLNKSSKFEDALLIYDGLLESSPKSLESLSGKLIALIGLGRNGEVLKIYKTSISITPSSPQDWHFKGVIDGLLKDYFDHEKGKSITEGQAEKLSKSFDSIHHIMGGLGPEVSNFYMMGNFAGTEIFHEILHKEE
- a CDS encoding cysteate synthase — translated: MDKYNVKCLLCGEVHDPYSLNCKNGDESLLRTYYTAKQLIPTDMPGIWKYYNWLPVNGIIEEGSGRTVTYKSEALASELGLDDLWIAFNGYWPEKGADLMTCTFKDLESFPTMQRLKEQDEQRVMVVASAGNTARAFANVCSITGQHLLLFVPKESVHRLWTIRDDNHSICLVTVEGDYFNAISLAGKIAARDGFVNEGGAKNVARRDGMGTVMLDAVLTSGKIPDHYFQAVGSGTGGISVWEASLKLLDDGRFGETLPKLHLGQSLPCAPLYSLWKGVDAVDAACPDRMYDDVLFNRKPPYSLKGGVKDVLEASGGNIYAVTNEDASAAQELFERSEGIDLIPAAAVAVATLVKAIEAGTVKPDEKIVLNITGGGQKRLAQDYELKQLPVSLEVSAEDEDAEDRVVKKVAEVFGI
- a CDS encoding HAD family hydrolase, with amino-acid sequence MLSSLIFDMDGVLVDSMPYHAEAWLQVSREVGANVTSEDIYEIEGANHRLGLQWLFEKAGGNIDPAQYDNILQRKVEIFTSIADVKPFNGMADCLKAMKNNFRLAVVTGSERVTVESFMDQFFPGIFDVIVSGEDVHYGKPYPEPYLKAVELLGIEKEECIVVENAPMGVESAKRAGLYCVGVPTYISPDKLSQADIVLKDHASLTDYLYNHLNNCSQ